Proteins encoded together in one Neobacillus sp. FSL H8-0543 window:
- a CDS encoding DUF5667 domain-containing protein has product MNKLTKLVTSSILTSTLIFSSGIGNVFANENDSEIIEVEVETVTTTEQPIAGEETEAGSEQPIVGEETEAGSEEPIAGEETVEGSEEPIAGEETVEGSEEPIAQEETEAGSEEPISEDGQIEVELEEPSLIPGDFFYFVKKMAESIRLAVTFDDYKEAQLLAGFAAERIAEANALLADGKTEEAETLLKEAIQTQELVGESLPETEEETSGETEAIESDTTEGTEEINETEELVESKLANNIDSLLVVLGKIENPRAQEAIMKNIQKSFAKLERKFEKENSKFAKKMSKIEEKVASGQISEEEANHEMTKLEEELNNKEQKIEEEEAGNVEDINNESAEESEDAANEQEKKNQKAEVKQVKAAEKAEEKQVKAAEKAEEKQVKAAGKAEEKQVKAAEKAEKKQGKAAGKAEEKQGNNK; this is encoded by the coding sequence ATGAATAAACTTACTAAGTTGGTAACAAGCAGTATTTTAACCTCAACTCTAATTTTTTCATCTGGAATAGGAAATGTTTTTGCCAATGAAAATGATTCTGAAATAATTGAGGTAGAAGTAGAAACTGTAACGACAACAGAACAACCAATTGCTGGAGAAGAAACAGAAGCAGGATCAGAACAACCAATCGTTGGAGAAGAAACAGAAGCAGGATCAGAAGAACCAATTGCTGGAGAAGAAACAGTAGAAGGATCAGAGGAACCAATTGCTGGAGAAGAAACAGTAGAAGGATCAGAGGAACCAATTGCTCAAGAAGAAACAGAAGCAGGATCAGAAGAACCAATTTCTGAAGATGGCCAAATAGAAGTGGAACTAGAAGAACCTTCTTTAATCCCTGGTGATTTCTTTTATTTTGTTAAAAAGATGGCTGAAAGTATTCGGCTTGCAGTAACATTTGATGACTATAAAGAGGCGCAGTTATTAGCTGGTTTTGCGGCTGAACGGATTGCAGAAGCCAATGCTTTACTTGCAGATGGAAAAACGGAAGAAGCAGAGACACTTCTTAAGGAAGCCATTCAGACACAGGAACTTGTAGGGGAATCATTACCCGAAACTGAAGAGGAAACAAGCGGTGAAACAGAAGCAATTGAATCTGATACAACAGAAGGAACAGAAGAAATAAATGAAACAGAAGAATTAGTAGAAAGCAAGCTTGCTAATAACATTGATTCATTATTAGTAGTTTTAGGAAAAATTGAAAACCCAAGGGCGCAAGAAGCCATTATGAAAAATATTCAAAAATCATTTGCAAAACTAGAAAGAAAGTTTGAAAAGGAAAATTCAAAATTCGCAAAAAAAATGAGTAAGATTGAAGAAAAGGTTGCTAGCGGACAGATTTCTGAAGAGGAAGCAAACCATGAAATGACCAAGCTAGAAGAAGAATTAAACAACAAAGAGCAAAAGATTGAAGAAGAAGAAGCAGGGAATGTTGAAGATATAAACAATGAATCAGCTGAGGAATCTGAAGATGCTGCTAATGAACAAGAGAAAAAGAACCAAAAGGCAGAAGTAAAGCAGGTTAAAGCAGCTGAAAAAGCAGAAGAAAAGCAGGTTAAAGCAGCTGAAAAGGCAGAAGAAAAGCAGGTTAAAGCAGCTGGCAAAGCAGAAGAAAAGCAGGTTAAAGCAGCTGAAAAAGCAGAAAAAAAGCAGGGTAAAGCAGCTGGGAAGGCAGAAGAAAAGCAAGGAAATAATAAGTAG
- a CDS encoding VOC family protein translates to METTMIQKVGQIAVPVKNLDTAIDFYKEKLGLPLLFNINNLAFFECNGLRLLLSVPESEDFANASSVIYFQVSDINKSYQELAEKGVHFIDEPHLIAKMGQTETWMAFFKDTEENTHALMSEIQV, encoded by the coding sequence TTGGAAACAACTATGATTCAAAAAGTAGGACAAATTGCTGTTCCAGTTAAGAATTTGGATACGGCCATTGATTTTTATAAAGAAAAGTTAGGTTTACCTCTTCTATTTAATATAAATAATCTAGCATTCTTTGAATGTAATGGCCTTCGCCTCCTTCTAAGCGTTCCTGAAAGTGAGGATTTTGCTAATGCAAGCTCCGTCATTTATTTTCAAGTGAGTGATATTAATAAAAGTTATCAGGAGCTAGCAGAAAAAGGCGTCCACTTCATAGATGAACCGCATCTGATAGCAAAAATGGGCCAAACTGAAACATGGATGGCATTTTTTAAAGATACGGAAGAGAATACTCACGCATTAATGAGCGAAATTCAAGTTTAA
- a CDS encoding GNAT family N-acetyltransferase, with the protein MSTYEFIKDYKNNDQYRLSFNNLAKETFGIDFETWYQQGHWNENYICYSYLKDESVISNVSLNTMELITYGKRQKAIQIGTVMTDPSYRRQGLAQKLMNKVLEDYDPTYELYFLAADKEAIPLYEKCGFKLNAENQYMIDLTGYNKITEPLKPVEISPKSILEIKKQSQPLSTVLSATGDEHVLMFYYTLGFNHSIYQPQPDVTAIFEIEEDTLHLYEILSPRKVDLQELIEKISPIGVNKVCCHFTPDQPIKNLHASIDTSSNWMLRTTSNNSFPKLARYPKIAQT; encoded by the coding sequence ATGTCTACATACGAGTTTATTAAAGATTATAAAAACAATGACCAATATCGGTTGTCCTTTAACAATCTAGCTAAAGAGACTTTTGGCATTGACTTCGAAACCTGGTATCAGCAGGGGCATTGGAATGAAAATTACATCTGCTATAGCTACCTAAAGGATGAAAGCGTCATTTCAAACGTTTCCCTCAATACAATGGAGCTTATTACTTATGGAAAAAGACAGAAAGCCATTCAAATTGGAACGGTGATGACTGATCCGTCCTACAGAAGGCAAGGTTTGGCGCAAAAGCTGATGAACAAGGTATTGGAGGACTATGACCCTACCTATGAATTATACTTTTTAGCAGCTGATAAGGAGGCAATCCCTCTCTATGAGAAATGCGGGTTCAAACTAAATGCTGAAAATCAGTACATGATTGATTTAACAGGTTACAATAAAATAACCGAACCACTAAAACCCGTAGAAATTTCACCAAAAAGCATACTGGAAATCAAAAAACAATCGCAACCTCTCTCTACTGTTTTATCGGCGACTGGCGATGAGCATGTTCTCATGTTTTATTATACCTTAGGGTTTAATCACTCAATCTATCAACCACAGCCGGATGTCACAGCTATTTTTGAAATTGAGGAAGATACATTGCATTTATATGAAATCCTCTCACCAAGGAAAGTAGACTTACAGGAACTTATCGAAAAAATAAGCCCGATTGGTGTAAATAAGGTTTGCTGTCATTTTACACCTGACCAGCCAATCAAAAATCTGCATGCATCGATCGATACCTCAAGCAATTGGATGCTGCGAACAACATCTAATAACAGCTTTCCCAAATTGGCTCGATATCCAAAAATAGCGCAAACTTAA
- a CDS encoding TasA family protein: protein MSLKRKMGAFLLTAAMGAALISAGTFALWTGEAPFESGNNFKPGKLEINPADGAEAFGQSLHMKNLAPGDSETVKVEVKNDGNLNAWIAFDQDQSNGTIQGELFEAFEGYDTPLKVTYDNAVKLLKPGETATLDLTYSFPKNAPNHYQRATDGYIEIFVKAVQSRNNGDANDNGVIDPGDAVQNWN, encoded by the coding sequence ATGAGTTTAAAGAGAAAAATGGGGGCATTTTTACTAACTGCAGCTATGGGAGCAGCATTAATCAGTGCAGGAACATTTGCCTTGTGGACTGGTGAGGCACCATTTGAATCGGGTAATAATTTTAAACCAGGAAAATTAGAAATTAATCCTGCTGATGGAGCAGAAGCCTTTGGACAATCACTCCACATGAAAAATTTAGCACCAGGAGATTCTGAAACAGTGAAAGTTGAGGTAAAAAATGATGGGAACTTGAATGCTTGGATTGCGTTTGATCAGGATCAATCCAATGGAACAATCCAGGGTGAATTATTTGAGGCATTTGAAGGTTATGATACACCTTTAAAAGTTACCTATGATAATGCAGTAAAACTATTAAAACCAGGTGAGACGGCAACATTAGATTTAACCTATTCATTCCCTAAAAATGCACCTAATCATTATCAACGAGCAACGGATGGCTATATTGAAATATTTGTTAAAGCGGTACAATCACGGAATAATGGAGATGCAAATGATAATGGTGTGATTGATCCAGGTGATGCAGTACAAAATTGGAATTGA
- a CDS encoding signal peptidase I translates to MKIFIKWAGRISSIIIYGLLICMVITVISTKINGGTPKVFGYEMMTVLSGSMEPAIKTGSIIAVKPVSNKTSFQKGDVVTFKAADNPNTLITHRIVEIQKEKDSVRYITKGDSNDAKDRTAVIAKNIVGEYSGFTIPFVGMLLAFIQSTNGAIFLLIVPGALMILWSVFSFWRAISKIDPKEANPTG, encoded by the coding sequence ATGAAAATTTTTATAAAATGGGCGGGTAGAATTTCTTCAATCATTATCTATGGGTTGTTAATTTGCATGGTTATTACAGTGATATCCACAAAAATAAATGGTGGTACGCCAAAAGTTTTCGGCTATGAGATGATGACTGTTTTATCAGGTTCAATGGAGCCAGCTATAAAGACTGGTTCAATTATCGCCGTAAAGCCAGTTTCCAATAAGACAAGTTTTCAAAAGGGTGATGTGGTCACTTTCAAGGCAGCGGATAATCCTAACACATTAATTACACATAGAATTGTTGAAATCCAAAAAGAAAAGGATTCTGTTCGGTATATAACAAAGGGTGATAGCAACGACGCAAAAGACCGAACTGCTGTCATTGCTAAAAATATAGTTGGGGAATATAGCGGTTTCACTATTCCGTTTGTGGGAATGTTACTGGCTTTTATCCAATCAACCAATGGTGCCATTTTTCTACTAATCGTCCCAGGAGCTCTAATGATACTGTGGTCCGTATTTAGCTTCTGGAGAGCTATTTCAAAAATAGATCCAAAAGAGGCAAATCCAACTGGTTGA
- a CDS encoding FAD-dependent oxidoreductase, with protein sequence MKLLQTGNIGKMELRNRVFMAPMGTATEPDGSFSDRAIRYYEERAKGGTGLVITGANQVTTKYEAKACNILETHRSFEQLSFLARRIHNNGAKLCIQLTPGLGRMQFTTGTVIPYSASETQSFWFPEVTCKPFSAEQIQDIVKKMGEGAAKVKAAGGDAVEIHGYGGYLLDQFHSTLWNKRTDEYGGDLRGRMKFTLDIIAEIRKTCGKYFPILVKFTPYHGVEGGRELPEGIEMAKILEEAGVDALHVDTGCYEAWYKAINTVYQESPTQIEVANEIKKNVTIPVMSQGKLGNPSLAEASLQQGKADFIGLGHQSLADPQWVNKVKRNETYDIVPCIGCNECLHAGFSGKIIHCAVNPLCFSEDYYPVTPASGKKKVLVVGAGPGGLEAAITAAERGLDVELWEKSNQLGGTLLAAGGPKFKKDVANYVEYLVGKTYRSNVRLKLMKEATADQVLAGNYDKVILATGSRAFLPPINGIQETDKVVVANDILTDKVKFGKNVVVIGGGLVGCEAAAHCAETAESVTIVEMLEDILVTADHCLNNDQALRQLLLDREIRVVANATVTKLSDEAVEYVHEGEQKAIEADTYVIASGFRSNDELYNQLNGKIDVEKIGDAVSPDKILTAVHQGFHIARGI encoded by the coding sequence ATGAAACTTTTACAAACAGGCAACATTGGTAAAATGGAATTAAGAAATCGTGTATTTATGGCTCCCATGGGAACAGCTACAGAGCCTGATGGTTCATTTTCAGATCGTGCGATTCGTTATTATGAGGAAAGAGCAAAAGGGGGCACTGGTTTAGTTATTACTGGAGCCAACCAAGTAACCACTAAATATGAAGCAAAAGCGTGCAATATCTTAGAAACTCACCGTTCGTTCGAGCAATTAAGCTTTTTAGCTCGGCGAATTCATAATAATGGAGCAAAGCTTTGTATCCAACTCACACCTGGACTTGGCAGAATGCAATTTACAACAGGCACAGTTATTCCCTATTCAGCAAGTGAAACACAGTCCTTCTGGTTTCCTGAAGTAACCTGTAAACCTTTTTCTGCTGAACAAATTCAAGATATAGTCAAAAAAATGGGCGAAGGCGCAGCTAAAGTGAAGGCCGCTGGTGGCGATGCCGTCGAAATTCACGGCTATGGCGGCTATTTGCTTGATCAATTCCACTCGACTTTATGGAACAAACGTACAGATGAATACGGCGGAGATTTAAGAGGCCGAATGAAATTCACCCTCGACATCATTGCTGAAATCAGAAAAACCTGTGGAAAATACTTCCCGATCCTTGTAAAATTCACTCCTTACCATGGTGTAGAAGGCGGACGTGAACTTCCTGAAGGCATTGAAATGGCAAAAATCCTCGAAGAAGCTGGCGTTGATGCCCTTCATGTCGATACTGGCTGCTATGAGGCCTGGTACAAAGCCATTAACACAGTATATCAAGAATCTCCCACTCAGATAGAAGTGGCCAATGAAATCAAGAAAAATGTAACGATTCCTGTCATGTCCCAAGGGAAGCTTGGAAATCCAAGTTTAGCGGAAGCCTCCCTGCAGCAAGGAAAGGCCGACTTCATTGGATTGGGCCATCAGTCCCTTGCCGATCCGCAATGGGTCAACAAAGTGAAACGCAATGAAACCTATGATATCGTGCCATGCATCGGCTGTAATGAATGCCTGCATGCTGGATTTAGTGGAAAAATCATTCATTGTGCCGTAAACCCACTTTGCTTCAGTGAAGACTATTATCCAGTCACCCCAGCATCAGGAAAGAAAAAAGTCTTGGTCGTCGGGGCCGGTCCTGGCGGATTGGAGGCAGCCATTACTGCTGCTGAAAGAGGACTGGATGTAGAACTTTGGGAGAAGTCAAATCAGTTGGGTGGTACCTTGTTAGCGGCAGGAGGGCCTAAATTCAAGAAAGACGTCGCAAATTATGTCGAGTATCTTGTGGGCAAAACCTATCGCAGCAATGTCCGCTTGAAATTGATGAAAGAAGCCACAGCAGACCAAGTCCTTGCTGGCAACTACGACAAAGTCATCCTTGCAACAGGATCGCGGGCATTCTTACCGCCAATCAATGGAATTCAAGAGACTGATAAAGTGGTTGTCGCCAATGATATCTTAACAGATAAAGTGAAATTCGGTAAAAATGTCGTCGTCATCGGTGGCGGGCTCGTAGGGTGTGAAGCCGCTGCACACTGTGCCGAAACTGCAGAGAGTGTGACCATTGTAGAGATGCTAGAAGATATATTGGTAACAGCTGACCATTGTTTGAACAACGACCAGGCGCTCCGTCAACTTTTACTCGACAGAGAAATCCGTGTTGTCGCAAATGCAACCGTAACAAAGCTTAGTGATGAGGCAGTAGAATATGTGCATGAAGGCGAACAAAAAGCCATCGAAGCCGACACCTACGTAATCGCATCCGGTTTCAGATCCAATGATGAATTATACAACCAACTAAACGGAAAAATCGACGTAGAAAAAATTGGCGACGCCGTTAGTCCAGACAAAATCCTAACAGCCGTCCACCAAGGTTTCCACATCGCACGCGGCATATAA
- a CDS encoding DUF4177 domain-containing protein, with translation MFEYKFVKIEFKRLSGKPSEDYREVIKNHANEGWRFVQIFSLDFATSGVAVGTYYELIFEKPIKK, from the coding sequence ATGTTCGAATACAAGTTTGTTAAAATAGAGTTTAAAAGATTATCTGGTAAACCTAGTGAAGACTATCGAGAAGTAATAAAAAATCATGCAAATGAGGGATGGAGATTTGTTCAAATTTTCTCTCTTGACTTTGCTACTTCAGGAGTTGCAGTAGGTACATACTATGAATTAATCTTTGAAAAACCTATAAAAAAATAA
- a CDS encoding lysozyme inhibitor LprI family protein: protein MKNNRKVLMGMLTVGLVIMVACDSSDKSSATLDNQSKTNQSTQNTNGYSSNVVSTEIASTTESTKKDTNEHDTNKKAEPSNNVPTNEEDSSTNNTVSLKEEYLKKLNDTKKETDEIRKNSEDEITYVLKSFEGDRFDVWDGLLNEVYQILKQQLPSEEMEQLRKEQREWIDYRDKSAKEASLKYKGGTMEHLEYTTVLNNLTEERCFELVEDYMK from the coding sequence ATGAAAAATAATCGAAAAGTTTTAATGGGGATGTTAACAGTAGGATTAGTAATAATGGTTGCTTGTGACTCATCTGACAAGTCAAGTGCTACCTTGGACAACCAGTCAAAAACTAATCAATCAACTCAAAATACCAACGGCTATTCTTCTAATGTAGTTTCGACTGAGATTGCTTCAACTACCGAGAGCACTAAAAAAGATACCAATGAGCATGATACAAACAAAAAAGCAGAACCATCAAACAATGTCCCTACAAATGAAGAAGACTCCTCTACAAATAATACAGTGAGTTTGAAGGAAGAGTATCTCAAGAAATTAAATGATACGAAAAAAGAAACGGATGAGATACGAAAAAATTCCGAGGATGAAATTACATACGTGTTAAAAAGTTTTGAAGGTGATAGATTCGATGTTTGGGATGGATTGTTAAATGAAGTTTATCAAATTCTAAAGCAGCAACTTCCTTCAGAAGAGATGGAGCAACTAAGAAAAGAACAACGTGAATGGATAGATTACCGAGATAAATCTGCAAAAGAGGCATCTCTAAAATATAAAGGCGGTACGATGGAACATTTAGAATATACAACGGTCCTGAACAATCTTACAGAAGAAAGATGCTTTGAATTAGTTGAAGACTATATGAAATAA
- a CDS encoding PH domain-containing protein, with protein sequence MNQVVFRSKIDKYFLWMITIAMILIGAACLLPFFLEGEKDKFALIIMLSIFILSAGFILWISFYIRYEFHEDYLLVKSGPIRKRIPYSEITSIRPTKDIFTGFRLMSSMDGLAISYRTALMGEIKISPKDKKRFIEELKARVPGLVVRG encoded by the coding sequence ATGAATCAAGTGGTATTTCGTTCAAAAATTGATAAGTATTTTTTATGGATGATTACTATTGCAATGATCCTTATAGGAGCAGCCTGTCTGTTACCGTTTTTCCTAGAGGGTGAGAAAGATAAGTTTGCTCTTATCATCATGTTGTCCATCTTCATTTTGTCGGCAGGGTTTATTTTATGGATTAGTTTTTATATCAGATATGAGTTTCATGAGGATTATTTACTGGTGAAGAGTGGACCAATAAGAAAACGAATCCCGTACAGTGAAATCACCAGCATTCGCCCGACAAAAGATATTTTCACAGGCTTTCGTTTGATGTCATCGATGGATGGATTGGCTATTTCCTATAGGACTGCGTTAATGGGTGAAATAAAAATTTCTCCAAAAGATAAAAAAAGATTTATAGAAGAGCTAAAAGCGAGAGTTCCTGGTTTGGTTGTTAGGGGATGA
- a CDS encoding GNAT family N-acetyltransferase, which yields MVKFPTSELNDIEIVEGSLEELKAFYPRFQADFAADELKDYEHLEILVGKKRYKFLLAKHKLSNEIVGYAFIYEIAQLKALWLDYMAIVPEFRNGGYGSIFFNKIAEFKQEGILGLFLEVEIPEETEGPTRAEQQRRISFYERLGAEKLAINYELPTKNGGFPMNLFFRPTTTIQVLPKGKIKEAILSAFEYIHSDVSNREDILDKFLPSIGDEYLK from the coding sequence ATGGTTAAGTTTCCTACCAGTGAATTAAATGATATCGAAATAGTAGAAGGTAGTCTTGAGGAGTTAAAGGCATTTTATCCAAGGTTTCAGGCCGATTTTGCAGCAGATGAATTGAAGGACTACGAACATCTTGAAATACTTGTAGGTAAAAAAAGGTATAAATTTTTGTTGGCGAAACATAAGCTGTCTAATGAGATTGTTGGGTATGCCTTTATCTATGAAATTGCCCAGTTAAAAGCATTGTGGCTTGATTATATGGCCATCGTTCCAGAGTTCAGGAACGGAGGATATGGGTCTATATTTTTTAATAAAATTGCGGAGTTTAAACAAGAAGGTATACTAGGTCTATTTTTAGAAGTAGAAATCCCTGAAGAAACAGAGGGTCCAACGAGGGCGGAACAACAAAGGAGAATCAGCTTTTATGAACGGTTAGGGGCTGAAAAGTTAGCGATTAACTATGAGCTGCCGACAAAAAACGGCGGGTTTCCAATGAACCTTTTCTTTAGACCTACAACAACTATTCAGGTATTGCCAAAGGGAAAAATAAAAGAAGCGATTCTCTCCGCATTCGAATATATCCATTCAGATGTGAGTAATAGAGAGGACATTTTAGATAAGTTCCTACCTTCAATCGGGGATGAATATTTAAAATAA
- a CDS encoding DUF4253 domain-containing protein gives MGIFDRFKKSTEKNGYIEKLIAKLGCDCSIIEEKEVKGVMARYHQALIEGKKEGYIPLIIIPSEMLAEMIDTDADQEYSIDDRETILSKAKGIDVKELLKRLLDEVMPIEEDEEEDLAGEFTLEEQVDHFLSSEDIINKKIILAKIPTNKPWEVAAWIPMGGFNECPMPEEQVAVFKYWHEKYGARPALVTHDVWELFVENPPKTQEEAEILAWEQFGFCSDIVLQGVGSVNGLAGTLINSSVWYFWWD, from the coding sequence GTGGGTATATTTGATAGATTCAAGAAATCAACAGAAAAGAATGGCTATATTGAAAAGTTAATTGCTAAATTGGGTTGCGACTGTTCGATTATTGAGGAGAAAGAAGTTAAGGGGGTAATGGCGAGGTATCATCAAGCTCTCATAGAAGGTAAAAAGGAAGGATATATACCACTTATCATTATTCCATCAGAAATGTTGGCAGAAATGATTGATACTGATGCGGACCAGGAATACTCGATTGATGACCGGGAGACAATCCTGTCCAAAGCGAAGGGTATTGATGTTAAAGAATTATTAAAGAGACTGCTTGATGAAGTTATGCCCATAGAGGAGGACGAAGAAGAGGATCTTGCTGGCGAGTTTACTTTAGAGGAACAGGTGGACCATTTTTTATCAAGTGAAGATATAATAAATAAGAAAATAATTCTCGCAAAAATCCCAACGAATAAGCCATGGGAAGTAGCTGCTTGGATACCGATGGGTGGATTTAATGAATGTCCCATGCCAGAGGAGCAAGTTGCAGTATTCAAATACTGGCACGAAAAATATGGAGCTAGACCAGCCTTAGTAACCCATGATGTTTGGGAATTATTTGTTGAGAACCCACCTAAAACACAAGAAGAAGCAGAAATTCTAGCATGGGAACAATTTGGATTTTGCAGTGACATCGTCTTGCAGGGGGTTGGATCAGTAAATGGGCTAGCCGGAACACTTATTAATTCTTCCGTATGGTATTTTTGGTGGGACTAA
- a CDS encoding glycoside hydrolase family 2 TIM barrel-domain containing protein, whose protein sequence is MRKVLNMNLGWKFIQHDEEQALARVHQDDNWESVNIPHTWNAIDGANGFDYYKGACWYRKEFAIETVAKGNKVFIEFNGSNSVTDVYVNGHHLGQHRGGYSIFRFDITDLVEFGKKNTLAVKVDNTVYEDVYPQMADFTFYGGIYRDVNLVITNQVHFDLLDYGSQGVYLVQDQVSDEQANLTIKSLVVNDRSEEKKVRVWAEILDGTGKKAAYSVKEVVLAAGETQVIEMPAVIKNPTLWNGLNNPYLYNAKVTLESFNDTVDELSIPFGVRYFEVDSEKGFFLNGEHLPLYGVSRHQDRKDMGWGITRKEHKEDMELIKEVGATSIRLAHYQHDQYFYDLCDQEGMVVWAEIPFISVMSKTELEGVNPKQQMIELIRQNFNHPSIIFWGIQNEIQIGGDRPEVRSLVKELNELTKKEDPTRLSTMANVMFVQDKDEYNFITDTVGYNKYYGWYTGKTEDFAGWLDGFHQTNPEVKLSISEYGAEGILQYHSNTPKVKDYTEEYHALYHETVWGIFSKRPYLWATYVWNMFDFGANIRDEGGVQGRNNKGLITYDRRIKKDAFYMYKANWSSERIVHITSKRFVDRVDETITVKVYSNCDQVTLYANGSEIETKTSDDRVFVFENVPLIDGLNEIKAISNQDGLMIEDRASFNKVDESNPSYVAPEAETGGLVSNWFQMPEMGEVEIEELEISDDVYSTRSTLGELLEKKETREVIKKYLGNFSEEHPMFGMAQGMPIDVLASMAEDLFTDKVMYMLNKELTKINK, encoded by the coding sequence ATGAGAAAAGTTTTAAATATGAATCTGGGTTGGAAATTTATCCAGCACGATGAAGAGCAGGCATTAGCGAGAGTTCATCAGGATGATAACTGGGAATCAGTAAATATTCCGCATACTTGGAATGCCATCGATGGCGCCAACGGTTTTGACTATTATAAGGGTGCCTGTTGGTATCGTAAAGAATTTGCGATTGAAACGGTAGCAAAAGGAAACAAAGTTTTTATCGAGTTCAACGGTTCAAACAGTGTTACGGATGTATATGTAAATGGACATCATCTGGGACAGCACCGTGGGGGATACTCTATCTTCCGTTTTGATATAACTGATCTAGTCGAATTTGGAAAAAAGAATACGTTAGCGGTAAAAGTGGATAACACGGTTTACGAGGATGTCTATCCGCAAATGGCTGATTTCACTTTCTATGGCGGAATATATCGTGATGTTAATCTCGTGATTACGAATCAGGTGCATTTTGATTTATTAGATTATGGCTCGCAAGGTGTTTACCTTGTTCAAGACCAGGTTTCCGATGAACAAGCGAACTTAACGATTAAATCACTCGTGGTCAATGACAGGTCTGAAGAAAAGAAAGTAAGAGTTTGGGCGGAAATTCTTGATGGTACTGGAAAAAAAGCGGCTTATTCCGTAAAGGAAGTCGTATTGGCTGCTGGGGAAACGCAGGTCATTGAGATGCCAGCGGTTATTAAAAATCCTACCTTGTGGAATGGGTTGAATAACCCGTATCTCTATAACGCAAAAGTAACACTTGAAAGCTTCAACGATACGGTGGATGAACTGTCCATCCCTTTCGGTGTCAGGTACTTTGAAGTAGATTCCGAGAAGGGCTTCTTCCTAAATGGTGAGCATCTCCCATTATATGGTGTTTCTAGACACCAGGACCGTAAGGATATGGGTTGGGGTATCACTAGAAAAGAACATAAAGAAGATATGGAATTAATTAAAGAGGTAGGAGCGACATCGATTCGTCTTGCCCACTATCAGCATGACCAATACTTCTATGATCTTTGTGACCAGGAAGGCATGGTGGTCTGGGCAGAGATTCCGTTTATTTCCGTTATGTCCAAAACGGAGCTTGAAGGAGTAAATCCTAAACAGCAGATGATTGAGCTCATCAGACAAAACTTTAACCACCCATCGATTATCTTCTGGGGGATTCAAAACGAAATTCAAATTGGCGGCGACAGGCCAGAAGTCCGCAGTCTTGTTAAAGAACTAAATGAACTAACGAAAAAGGAAGACCCGACAAGACTATCGACGATGGCAAATGTCATGTTTGTTCAGGATAAGGATGAGTATAACTTTATTACTGACACGGTCGGTTATAACAAATATTACGGCTGGTACACGGGAAAAACGGAAGATTTTGCAGGCTGGCTTGATGGATTCCACCAAACAAACCCAGAGGTGAAATTATCTATTTCTGAGTATGGGGCAGAAGGTATTTTACAATATCACAGCAATACTCCGAAAGTAAAAGATTATACCGAAGAATATCATGCGCTCTACCATGAAACCGTTTGGGGGATCTTCTCAAAGCGTCCTTACCTTTGGGCGACGTATGTTTGGAATATGTTTGACTTCGGTGCCAACATCCGCGATGAAGGCGGCGTGCAGGGACGAAATAACAAGGGACTAATCACCTACGACCGCAGGATAAAAAAAGATGCTTTTTATATGTACAAAGCCAACTGGTCTAGTGAAAGAATTGTTCATATTACCAGCAAACGTTTTGTGGACCGAGTAGATGAGACCATCACCGTTAAAGTGTATTCTAATTGTGATCAAGTAACTCTTTATGCAAATGGGTCAGAAATAGAAACAAAGACAAGTGATGACCGAGTTTTTGTTTTTGAAAATGTTCCATTAATAGATGGACTAAATGAAATTAAGGCTATCTCTAACCAGGACGGTTTAATGATAGAGGATCGTGCTAGCTTTAATAAAGTGGATGAGTCTAATCCAAGCTATGTTGCACCTGAGGCTGAAACAGGCGGTTTAGTATCCAACTGGTTCCAAATGCCTGAAATGGGAGAAGTTGAAATTGAGGAGTTGGAAATTTCAGATGATGTTTACTCCACACGTTCGACTCTTGGCGAGCTTTTGGAAAAGAAAGAAACAAGAGAAGTAATTAAGAAGTATTTAGGTAACTTCTCCGAAGAGCACCCAATGTTCGGAATGGCTCAAGGAATGCCGATAGATGTGCTAGCCTCCATGGCAGAAGATCTCTTCACAGACAAAGTCATGTACATGCTTAATAAAGAATTAACGAAAATTAATAAATAA